The Paenibacillus polymyxa M1 DNA segment ATCTTCAATGATCAGATCAGCTCGCGGCGTGTGAACCTTGTCCGAAACAAGATCCGTCTCGATAAACACGGCAGGCAGTTTAAAATCACCCGCCAGCCATTTAGACCGGTCTCGCAAGATAGAAAGCTCAGGATACACCCGTCGCACGATTTCGGCCCAGGCTTTTAAACCAACATCCATCATCAGCGTAACATCCTTTCCAGCTCAACCTCTAACCGCCGCATGATGAGTTGGTTCATTCCCCCCTCAAGGTGCTCCACAGCAATATCAAAATAATGCCTGCCGATGAAGCTGCGCGGCTTTGCCATAAACCCAGTCTTGGCAGACGGATCATAGACAAATGAGCCGCCACCATTCCAGTAACCCGGCACAAAATGTTTCTTCTCAATGGTGTAACCATCATTGACCAATTGTGCATAAGGAAGATTGGAACCAAGCTCCAACGTGATCGCGTTGCGGTCAACATCCCATTCCCACACGTTATTATTGTCGCCACGGGAAAAGGACTGCCACATGGCCCCCGTGTCGATCAAGCCCTGGCGGTCAATTTCATCAATGATTAGATTGAGCAGTGTTTCCCCGGCTGCCTCCGCGATGTTACGCAAAATACGTTCCATCCCTTCATCAGCTATACGACGGAACCGTCGGGCCAGTCCATCGAAATCATGCACGGTCATTTCCCTTCACCTCACATGTTACAAGCAGCTCGCGCCAGTAACGACGCGGAATGGAGTCGATCACCAGGTATCGGCGGCCTAGCAGCACCACTTCGTCACTTAGTTTAACGTCAGCTTGTTTCGGAATACCTATCGTCTTTTTGACGATGTACATTACCGGCTTAGAATCTGCTTTGGCTTCCGTCGTAGTTGTCACGACAAAGCATTTTACGTCAGTTATCTTATCGGATTTCCGATCGTCGAACAGGTCATCATCATCCCGCTTTTGACCAACACGATACACGGCCAATGGCGTTTTAAAACGGTGGTTCATAGGACGTATGCGGTGATGTTACCATCATCCGGTCCCGTTTGCTTCTTGACCCACAAGAACAGTATTGCATCCACATCTGGATTGCCGGTTGTTTTCCCCTCTACAGCCTGACGGGTGTACGTCCAAGCTCCATCGCTCTCGGACGCATAATTACGCGCCACGGATGCAAGATACTCCTCGCTGTCCTGCAATGCCAATCCCTCCGCCAGCTTGGTCCAAGCCAGCATAATCTGCTTATCAGGTTCGGCCGGGAAGGGAATTGGCAGATACAATTCAATACGTACTTGCGCGTCATCAATGTATTGCTGTAGCAGCTCAGCCGGTGCCTCTTGGATCGGGGTTACCCGGCTACGCTGTTGGAGGATTGTTGGCGTCAGCACTTTTACCGTCAGCCCCTTCCGTTTTCGACGGATCATCTGCAGGTGGCGTATTATCGGAAGGCTTACCACCGCCACGTAAAGCAGCAATTAGATCAGACTTGTTCATGCTGCCGAATCCTTCAATGTTGGCAGCCTTAGCCTTGTCTTTAAGTTGGACGAGGGTCAGGTCTTCCAGCGGAATAACCTTTTCTTCCTTGATATCAAAATCCGAGCGTTCTCGTAGCTTTTTAACGACCTCACCTTGTTCAACCTGCACCGGGACTTTGGCCGGGAAGCGGATGCCGTAAAGCATCAAAGAGGTGTTTTCTCCTCGATATGTGATATAGGCCATTAAAATTCCACCCCTTCGACGTATGCCACCGCTCCCGGCTCTTCAAAGATAGAGTCGTAATCGGAATGGATAGCGTAGAAACGCTTGTCTGCATAGATGGCCTCTCTGCCCTCGGTAGTTTTACGAATCTGCATATCGTACGTATTGACCAAGACAAAGTTCTGTTGGTACGTAAAGATGATAGCTCCCTCTGGCATATGAGCTACTTCCTCAACCTCATAGCTGTTCACCTTCTTCACTCCGCCCATAATTTGCAATTGAATGGATGCACTGGTGTCCTTCTCAGCCAAAGCCTGAAGCCGCTTAGAAAAGGTATTCGGGTGCATAAAATACTTGAATACACCACCAGTACGCAGACGAGTTGGAATTGCACGTTCTAGTTCAAACAGTACACCCTTTTTCTGAGGGTCCTTCAACGTGGTCCAATCAATGTAATTACCTTTGGTCTTCGCATGCTTCAACCAACCGTTATTCATACTTAGGAAAGCATAATCTGGGTCAGTATTCGGCGTAGCAGTATCCCCGTTAAATCCAATATCCTGCATATTTTCACCATAGTTTTTGGTCATGGCTGCCATAATAATATCCTCACCATTTTGACCGCGTACACGAGCTGTCTGACGGATAAATTCCTCAGTGATTTCGAATGGCAAAACAACTGGCTCTACAGCATACGGAACTTGCGGTAATGTTGGGGTAGGCGTATTGTCAGCCATAATATTTTCTTTTTTGCTGCGCAGGTTACGACCAGTCACACCGATTTTGTCAATTGTACCTTTAGAGCTGAGCTTATTAATCGTGCGAATCCCCTTTAGAAACTCCGTAGACTCATAAGCCATTTCAGTAAACTTGTCCACCTGTTGGTAATTCAGAGCGGTTTG contains these protein-coding regions:
- a CDS encoding HK97 gp10 family phage protein; this encodes MTVHDFDGLARRFRRIADEGMERILRNIAEAAGETLLNLIIDEIDRQGLIDTGAMWQSFSRGDNNNVWEWDVDRNAITLELGSNLPYAQLVNDGYTIEKKHFVPGYWNGGGSFVYDPSAKTGFMAKPRSFIGRHYFDIAVEHLEGGMNQLIMRRLEVELERMLR
- a CDS encoding DUF3199 family protein is translated as MLTPTILQQRSRVTPIQEAPAELLQQYIDDAQVRIELYLPIPFPAEPDKQIMLAWTKLAEGLALQDSEEYLASVARNYASESDGAWTYTRQAVEGKTTGNPDVDAILFLWVKKQTGPDDGNITAYVL
- a CDS encoding Rho termination factor N-terminal domain-containing protein: MAYITYRGENTSLMLYGIRFPAKVPVQVEQGEVVKKLRERSDFDIKEEKVIPLEDLTLVQLKDKAKAANIEGFGSMNKSDLIAALRGGGKPSDNTPPADDPSKTEGADGKSADANNPPTA
- a CDS encoding P2 family phage major capsid protein, yielding MRTNGQIIKSTITSTLDQTALNYQQVDKFTEMAYESTEFLKGIRTINKLSSKGTIDKIGVTGRNLRSKKENIMADNTPTPTLPQVPYAVEPVVLPFEITEEFIRQTARVRGQNGEDIIMAAMTKNYGENMQDIGFNGDTATPNTDPDYAFLSMNNGWLKHAKTKGNYIDWTTLKDPQKKGVLFELERAIPTRLRTGGVFKYFMHPNTFSKRLQALAEKDTSASIQLQIMGGVKKVNSYEVEEVAHMPEGAIIFTYQQNFVLVNTYDMQIRKTTEGREAIYADKRFYAIHSDYDSIFEEPGAVAYVEGVEF